From the genome of Perca fluviatilis chromosome 1, GENO_Pfluv_1.0, whole genome shotgun sequence, one region includes:
- the uchl1 gene encoding ubiquitin carboxyl-terminal hydrolase isozyme L1, with protein sequence MEWTPMEINPEMLNKMMSKLGVGESWRFVDVLGLESEQLSAVPKPCCALMLLFPLTQQHESFRQQQADKVAGGSEVYFLKQTAVNSCGTIALLHAVANNKSKLTFDSDSALKKFLDETANMSADDRAKHLEKNQAICEAHNEVAVQGQCRPEADKVNFHFIAFVNVNGELFEFDGRLAGPVKHGATKDESFIMDSSKVCRGFMEREQGEVRFSAVALCHS encoded by the exons ATGGAGTGGACACCAATGGAGATCAACCCCGAG ATGCTGAACAAG ATGATGAGCAAGCTAGGCGTGGGTGAAAGCTGGCGCTTCGTTGATGTGCTGGGGCTGGAGAGTGAGCAACTGTCCGCCGTCCCGAAACCATGCTGTGCCTTAATGCTGCTCTTCCCACTGACACAACAG CATGAGTCTTTTAGACAGCAGCAGGCAGACAAGGTTGCAGGAGGCTCTGAGGTTTATTTCTTGAAGCAGACAGCAGTCAATTCCTGTGGCACCATCGCCCTGCTGCATGCTGTGGCCAACAACAAAAGCAAACTGACTTTTG aTAGTGACTCTGCCCTGAAGAAGTTTCTGGATGAGACTGCAAACATGTCTGCTGATGACCGTGCCAAACATCTGGAGAAGAACCAG GCAATCTGTGAGGCTCACAATGAGGTTGCAGTGCAGGGCCAGTGTAGG CCGGAAGCTGACAAAGTCAACTTCCACTTTATTGCCTTTGTCAATGTGAATGGAGAACTTTTTGAATTTG atgGAAGACTGGCTGGACCAGTAAAACACGGAGCTACTAAAGATGAGTCATTCATAATG GATTCCTCCAAAGTGTGCCGTGGATTCATGGAAAGAGAGCAGGGCGAGGTCCGTTTCTCTGCGGTGGCTCTTTGTCACAGTTAG
- the LOC120562835 gene encoding annexin A5-like, protein MKIYTIYRFFNLFTDSVFGFGTAVTSEHLKTTSPRVLLEKGCTRAESVCTGVCPTHAQPHAHAHNVEFFRVGFCSQPFFSSSLLPGSHCPLTELHLTAATQRFSFSAHILTSKTDKMASRGTVKASLNFNATTDAEALYKAMKGLGTDEAAILQLLVARSNAQRQQIKTAYKTLFGKDLVNDLKSELTGKFETLIVNLMTPPLAYDVTLLHNAIKGAGTNEKVLVEVLASRTPQQVKDIVTAYRQEYDAVLEEDIAGDTSGHFKRLLVILLQANRQQGIQQEYIEVDAQALFKAGEQKFGTDEQSFVTILGNRSAEHLRKVFDTYMKLAGFEMEESIKRETSGSLKDLLLAVVKCARSVPAYFAETLYYAMKGAGTDDDTLIRVMVSRSEVDMLDIRTEFRRMFACSLFSMIKVHTHTHTHTHHTHTLTLT, encoded by the exons ATgaaaatatatactatatatagattttttaatctttttactGACTCCGTGTTTGGGTTTGGAACCGCAGTAACTTCAGAACATCTAAAAACAACATCTCCCAGAGTGCTTTTGGAGAAGGGCTGTACCCGGGCAGAGTCCGTGTGCACTGGGGTGTGTCCCACACACGCGCAGCCACACGCTCACGCGCacaacgtagagtttttccgaGTGGGTTTCTGCAGTCAGcccttcttctcttcctctcttctgccCGGATCTCACTGCCCGCTCACCGAGCTTCATCTGACGGCTGCTACTCAGCG attttctttttccgcaCACATTCTCACATCCAAGACCGACAAAATG GCCAGCAGAGGAACTGTAAAAGCCAGTTTGAACTTCAATGCCACTACAGATGCTGAGGCCCTGTACAAGGCCATGAAAGGGCTGG GAACCGATGAGGCTGCCATCTTGCAGCTGTTGGTAGCTCGCAGCAACGCCCAGAGGCAGCAGATCAAGACCGCCTACAAAACTCTGTTTGGAAAG GATCTGGTAAATGACCTGAAGAGCGAGCTGACTGGCAAATTTGAGACCCTGATAGTGAATCTGATGACCCCACCCCTCGCTTACGATGTGACATTGCTCCACAACGCCATCAAG GGGGCAGGAACCAACGAGAAGGTGCTGGTGGAGGTCCTCGCCTCCAGAACACCTCAGCAAGTGAAGGACATTGTCACAGCCTATAGAcagg AGTATGATGCCGTCCTGGAGGAGGATATAGCCGGTGACACTTCAGGACACTTCAAGAGACTTCTGGTTATTCTGCTGCAG GCGAACAGGCAGCAGGGGATCCAGCAGGAATACATAGAGGTTGATGCTCAG GCCCTCTTCAAGGCAGGAGAGCAGAAGTTCGGCACTGATGAACAATCGTTTGTCACCATCCTGGGAAACCGGAGTGCAGAACATCTTAGGAaag TATTTGATACATACATGAAGTTGGCTGGATTCGAGATGGAGGAGAGCATTAAGAGGGAAACATCTGGCAGCCTGAAAGATCTGCTTCTGGCTGTCG TGAAGTGTGCCAGGAGCGTTCCGGCCTATTTTGCGGAGACTCTGTACTATGCGATGAAG GGTGCAGGAACAGATGATGACACCCTGATCAGAGTGATGGTGAGTCGCAGTGAGGTGGACATGTTGGACATCAGAACTGAGTTCAGGAGGATGTTTGCCTGCTCTCTGTTCTCCATGatcaaggtacacacacacacacacacacacacacaccacacacacacactcacactcacatag